The following are from one region of the Anguilla rostrata isolate EN2019 chromosome 7, ASM1855537v3, whole genome shotgun sequence genome:
- the LOC135260097 gene encoding calcium uniporter protein, mitochondrial-like isoform X1: MVSLGRVAKLQIGVFHSALSCASIKATGGYISQIQSRLRLQWGPHKAAFCSTRAPSCDITVQYKHGRPVLAIPLPSRRERCLFSLRPMLMNVGDFIQDVQREDPGVTTTAVLSEDGERLSSCTSVETLLRRDFRILINDVTYHVHSPARAEGMPTEQLTNLEDLKAMVHTLHTALQLPRHHQLQERELLEKLDSLRQHLVPLEKVKSQVEQRAESMCSWGVWAGLAVLSLQGGVLAWFTWWVYSWDIMEPITYFLTYATSLGFLSYFILTKQEFAYAEAKDRKFLHYFYKAARRQGFDVNEYNKLKEEVAAVEDNLRRLRKQIQLRLPLEQIQTKP, translated from the exons ATGGTGTCTTTGGGAAGAGTTGCTAAACTACAAATTGGAGTTTTCCACAGTGCTCTCTCATGCGCCTCTATCAAAGCAACCGGGGGGTATATATCTCAG ATACAGTCCAGGCTGCGGCTCCAATGGGGTCCTCACAAAGCAGCTTTCTGTAGTACTAGAGCGCCCTCCTGTG ATATCACGGTCCAGTATAAGCATGGTCGCCCAGTGCTGGCAATCCCCTTACCCTCCAGGAGGGAGCGCTGTCTGTTCTCCCTGAGGCCCATGCTCATGAACGTGGGCGACTTCATCCAGGATGTGCAGAGGGAGGATCCCGGCGTGACAACCACTGCCGTGCTGAGCGAAG ATGGAGAGCGCTTGTCCTCCTGCACTTCTGTGGAAACTCTGCTCCGAAGAGACTTCCGGATCCTCATTAATGATGTCACTTACCACGTACACTCTCCAGCCAGAG CAGAAGGGATGCCCACTGAGCAGCTCACAAACCTGGAGGACCTGAAGGCCATGgtccacacactgcacacagccctgcagcTGCCCCGGCACCAccagctgcaggagagggagCTCCTGGAGAAGCTGGACTCCCTCAGACAACATCTGGTGCCCCTGGAGAAG gttaAATCCCAGGTGGAGCAGAGGGCGGAGAGCATGTGCTCCTGGGGGGTGTGGGCCGGTCTGGCCGTGCTGTCGCTCCAGGGCGGGGTCCTGGCCTGGTTCACCTGGTGGGTGTACTCCTGGGACATAATGGAGCCCATCACCTACTTCCTCACCTACGCCACCAGCCTCGGCTTCCTGTCCTACTTCATCCTCACCAAACAG GAATTTGCTTATGCAGAAGCCAAAGACAGAAAGTTCCTGCATTACTTCTACAAAGCGGCCAGGAGGCAGGGCTTCGACGTGAACGAGTACAACAAGCTGAAGGAGGAAGTCGCTGCG GTGGAGGACAACCTGAGACGTCTGAGGAAGCAGATACAGCTTCGGCTGCCCCTGGAGCAGATCCAGACCAAACCTTGA
- the LOC135260097 gene encoding calcium uniporter protein, mitochondrial-like isoform X2 — MVSLGRVAKLQIGVFHSALSCASIKATGGYISQIQSRLRLQWGPHKAAFCSTRAPSCDITVQYKHGRPVLAIPLPSRRERCLFSLRPMLMNVGDFIQDVQREDPGVTTTAVLSEDGERLSSCTSVETLLRRDFRILINDVTYHVHSPAREGMPTEQLTNLEDLKAMVHTLHTALQLPRHHQLQERELLEKLDSLRQHLVPLEKVKSQVEQRAESMCSWGVWAGLAVLSLQGGVLAWFTWWVYSWDIMEPITYFLTYATSLGFLSYFILTKQEFAYAEAKDRKFLHYFYKAARRQGFDVNEYNKLKEEVAAVEDNLRRLRKQIQLRLPLEQIQTKP, encoded by the exons ATGGTGTCTTTGGGAAGAGTTGCTAAACTACAAATTGGAGTTTTCCACAGTGCTCTCTCATGCGCCTCTATCAAAGCAACCGGGGGGTATATATCTCAG ATACAGTCCAGGCTGCGGCTCCAATGGGGTCCTCACAAAGCAGCTTTCTGTAGTACTAGAGCGCCCTCCTGTG ATATCACGGTCCAGTATAAGCATGGTCGCCCAGTGCTGGCAATCCCCTTACCCTCCAGGAGGGAGCGCTGTCTGTTCTCCCTGAGGCCCATGCTCATGAACGTGGGCGACTTCATCCAGGATGTGCAGAGGGAGGATCCCGGCGTGACAACCACTGCCGTGCTGAGCGAAG ATGGAGAGCGCTTGTCCTCCTGCACTTCTGTGGAAACTCTGCTCCGAAGAGACTTCCGGATCCTCATTAATGATGTCACTTACCACGTACACTCTCCAGCCAGAG AAGGGATGCCCACTGAGCAGCTCACAAACCTGGAGGACCTGAAGGCCATGgtccacacactgcacacagccctgcagcTGCCCCGGCACCAccagctgcaggagagggagCTCCTGGAGAAGCTGGACTCCCTCAGACAACATCTGGTGCCCCTGGAGAAG gttaAATCCCAGGTGGAGCAGAGGGCGGAGAGCATGTGCTCCTGGGGGGTGTGGGCCGGTCTGGCCGTGCTGTCGCTCCAGGGCGGGGTCCTGGCCTGGTTCACCTGGTGGGTGTACTCCTGGGACATAATGGAGCCCATCACCTACTTCCTCACCTACGCCACCAGCCTCGGCTTCCTGTCCTACTTCATCCTCACCAAACAG GAATTTGCTTATGCAGAAGCCAAAGACAGAAAGTTCCTGCATTACTTCTACAAAGCGGCCAGGAGGCAGGGCTTCGACGTGAACGAGTACAACAAGCTGAAGGAGGAAGTCGCTGCG GTGGAGGACAACCTGAGACGTCTGAGGAAGCAGATACAGCTTCGGCTGCCCCTGGAGCAGATCCAGACCAAACCTTGA
- the LOC135260098 gene encoding caspase-6-like, with amino-acid sequence MDTSGDRPQGRVEQDSKPIGQTTAKSGNITEVDASSSGHDDLDPAEEYAMNHNRRGLALIFNQERFFWQLRMPERHGTNSDSWNLAKRLKELNFEVKAHDNLKMAEVCDVITEAANANHTDADCFVCVFLSHGENDHIYAYDGKFSIQEIAALFKGDKCKSLVGKPKIFIFQACRGEEHDVAVTPMDVVDNEVKTNEVVVDAGVVCTLPAGADFLMCYSVAEGYYSHRETINGSWYIQDLCQLLHKFGGKLEFTELLTLVNRKVSMRRVGRSADPSAIGKKQVPCFSSMLTKKLYFRPKV; translated from the exons ATGGATACCTCAGGTGATCGTCCTCAGG GGAGGGTTGAACAAGATAGTAAACCCATAGGCCAGACAACAG CCAAGTCTGGAAACATTACAGAAGTTGATGCCTCCAGTAGTgg ACATGACGACCTGGACCCCGCAGAGGAGTACGCCATGAATCACAACAGACGCGGCTTGGCTCTCATCTTCAATCAGGAGCGTTTCTTTTGGCAACTACGCATGCCCGAGCGCCACGGTACCAATTCCGATAGTTGGAATCTCGCCAAGAG ATTAAAGGAGCTGAATTTCGAAGTGAAGGCACATGACAATCTCAAAATGGCAGAAGTTTGTGATGTAATCACGGAAG CTGCAAACGCCAACCACACTGACGCTGACTGCTTCGTCTGTGTGTTCTTGAGCCACGGCGAGAACGATCACATCTACGCCTACGACGGCAAGTTCAGCATCCAGGAAATCGCCGCGCTGTTCAAGGGAGACAAGTGCAAGAGTCTGGTGGGAAAACCCAAAATCTTCATTTTCCAG GCGTGCCGCGGTGAAGAACACGACGTTGCGGTCACGCCCATGGACGTGGTGGACAACGAGGTGAAGACTAACGAGGTGGTGGTGGACGCGGGGGTGGTCTGCACCCTGCCCGCCGGGGCGGACTTCCTCATGTGCTACTCGGTGGCGGAAG GGTACTACTCTCACAGGGAGACCATCAACGGCTCGTGGTACATCCAGGACCTCTGCCAGCTTCTGCACAAGTTCGGGGGGAAGCTGGAGTTCACGGAGCTGCTGACGCTGGTCAACAGGAAGGTGTCCATGCGGAGGGTGGGTCGGAGCGCCGACCCCAGCGCCATCGGCAAAAAGCAGGTGCCCTGCTTCTCCTCCATGCTCACCAAGAAACTCTACTTCAGACCCAAGGTCTGA